The Pungitius pungitius chromosome 8, fPunPun2.1, whole genome shotgun sequence genome has a window encoding:
- the rassf5 gene encoding ras association domain-containing protein 5 isoform X1 encodes MASASVVGQHPGPHRLDSEPLLFKRTGGMRKITLLRKSSREKMMSRRSSASGPSTVTEGRTLPSSPGPAGETVARGEPVPAEGCRAAAPRNLHRGGGADRDGSSTVTATGESRTGRTDSDCGTRRDSNPQAGRRETSLNVTPGGALTNGHKGAHRHRDAPHGRRDPRSGHEVISSSVSACARSGSITLERLTQGRTGVVKLARNEPPRREAWSIFPRGVDPRVRTERGEGHWFESKPCTRDWCDACSRQITAQALMCQNCSYTCHLECESKVQLDCNRKDGGREEREERPSPRRRCSSAAPRLKPKEAKEEEEDGARDLSEEEVQTRIEEYNAQVSENGMKLASDGSYTGFIKVHLRLSRPVTVPEVEAAGSEGESRQTSGQDGTDGGQSEKRTSFYLPSDCVKQLHISSLTTTREVIQGLLKKFMVLDNPRKFALYRQTHRDGQDLFQKLPLCERPLLLRLKAGPDPQHLSFVLKENETGEVEWHAFSVPELQNFLVILEKEEAERVRIVVQKYTAYRQKLQHALQQHDP; translated from the exons ATGGCGTCTGCGAGTGTGGTGGGGCAGCACCCGGGTCCACACAGGCTGGACTCGGAACCGCTGCTCTTCAAGCGGACCGGAGGCATGAGGAAAATCACCCTGCTGAGGAAGTCTTCCCGGGAGAAGATGATGTCCAGGAGAAGCTCGGCCAGCGGCCCGTCAACCGTCACCGAGGGGCGAACCCTGCCCTCGTCTCCGGGACCAGCTGGAGAAACGGTCGCGAGAGGAGAGCCGGTGCCCGCTGAAGGATGCCGAGCCGCCGCGCCACGTAACCTCCACCGGGGGGGCGGCGCGGACCGCGACGGGAGCAGCACAGTGACCGCCACCGGAGAAAGTCGCACGGGGCGCACCGACAGCGACTGCGGCACCCGCCGGGACTCGAACCCGCAGGCGGGTCGGAGAGAGACTTCGCTCAATGTTACGCCAGGCGGAGCGCTGACGAACGGACACAAAGGGGCGCACCGGCACCGAGACGCGCCACACGGGAGAAGGGACCCCCGCAGCGGACACGAGGTCATCTCCTCATCCGTGTCAGCGTGCGCGCGCTCCGGCAGTATAACTCTGGAGCGGCTCACACAGGGCAGAACCGGGGTGGTCAAGCTGGCCCGCAACGAGCCTCCCCGCAGGGAGGCCTGGTCCATCTTTCCCCGGGGTGTGGACCCTCGGGTGAGAACCGAGAGGGGTGAAGGACACTGGTTCGAGTCCAAGCCCTGCACGCGCGACTGGTGTGACGCCTGCAGCCGTCAGATCACCGCTCAAGCACTCATGTGTCAAA ACTGTAGCTACACGTGTCACCTGGAGTGTGAGAGCAAGGTCCAGCTGGACTGCAACCGGAAGGACGGAGGGCGTGAAGAACGTGAAGAACGTCCATCGCCCAGAAGACGCTGCTCCTCTGCGGCCCCTCGGCTCAAG CCGAAGGAGgccaaggaggaagaggaggatggagcaAGGGACCTGTCAGAGGAAGAGGTGCAGACAAGGATCGAAGAGTACAATGCTCAAGTCTCTGAAAATGGCATGAAGCTG GCTTCGGACGGATCCTACACAGGCTTCATTAAGGTCCACCTGAGGCTCAGTCGGCCAGTCACCGTCCCCGAGGTGGAGGCGGCGGGCTCAGAGGGAGAGTCCAGGCAGACGTCTGGCCAGGATGGGACGGACGGTGGGCAGAGTGAAAAGAGGACCTCCTTCTACCTGCCCAGTGACTGTGTGAAGCAGCTGCACATCAGCTCTCTGACTACCACCAGAGAGGTCATCCAGGGCTTGCTGAAGAAGTTCATGGTGTTGGACAATCCCCGCAAGTTTGCACTGTACAGGCAGACGCACCGCGACGGACAGG ATCTGTTCCAGAAGCTTCCCCTGTGTGAGCGTCCTCTTCTTCTGAGGTTGAAAGCAGGGCCTGACCCGCAGCACCTCAGCTTTGTCCTGAAGGAAAATGAAACTGGGGAAGTggag TGGCATGCATTCTCTGTTCCCGAGTTACAAAACTTCCTGGTAATcctggagaaagaggaagcGGAGCGCGTGCGGATAGTGGTGCAAAAGTACACTGCGTACCGACAGAAACTACAACATGCCCTTCAACAACATGACCCCTGA
- the ikbke gene encoding inhibitor of nuclear factor kappa-B kinase subunit epsilon: protein MTGSTANYLWSLQDLLGQGATANVYKARNKRSGELVAVKVFNSGSYNRPHEVQMREFEMLRRLKHSNIVRLYAVEELPSKQNVLVMEYCSGGSLLNLLEELENAFGLPETEFLIVLQCVVLGMNHLRENGVVHRDIKPGNIMRQVGEDGKSVYKLTDFGAARELEDDEKFMSIYGTEEYLHPDMYERAVLRKPHQKSYGVSVDLWSIGVTFYHAATGSLPFAPFGGPRKNKPTMYKITTEKPMGAIAGIQRVEGGPIEWSYHLPHSCQLSQGLAMHLVPILAGILEADQERCWGFDQFFKATTDVLQRQPVHLFSLQQAMAHCVYIHHYNTVLMFLEEVASQTGIAVQLQHLLYLGHKLPLEGNMKVANLPHTSHDRPLILLSNGPETNGSFPLREPETPVIPSRFDVMADYNFSKVIVGVVHQYLRMVQLLHTHSGLLLQGYYSYMMVFRGECEKAVHTIAMITIRLQCCLITEQRTHTLARYDAENQGSTESRNRLHRVREHLPIYNAGIQEFHSRLDHMQIEQAKLAEALANDQSCQKMEMLKQRITAIHQHYRKDRQTGKLAYNDEQIHKFEKIHLSSHIKRVKSLFREDCVLRYKELLATTKKWSSVLLEMKTRLQDFSSFSTGLFADVEMCEHHLNKALDRILCTLQSEQTGQQPEIKDQMVSRMHHLKEEMEMLVRELQCNNSIIEGLGTVGPAEALEPNLARPSTL, encoded by the exons ATGACGGGCAGCACGGCCAACTACCTGTGGTCCCTGCAAGACCTCCTCGGACAAGGGGCCACTGCCAATGTCTACAAGGCACGCAACAAG aggtcGGGTGAGCTGGTAGCCGTTAAGGTGTTTAACTCTGGGAGCTACAACCGGCCCCATGAGGTCCAGATGAGAGAGTTTGAGATGCTGAGGAGGCTCAAACACAGCAATATTGTCAGGCTGTATGCTGTGGAAGAG CTGCCCTCCAAACAGAACGTGCTGGTGATGGAGTATTGTTCAGGAGGAAGTCTACTCAACCTGCTCGAGGAGTTGGAGAATGCCTTTGGCTTACCTGAAACCGAATTCCTCATAGTTTTGCAGTGTGTTG TGCTGGGGATGAATCACCTGCGAGAAAATGGCGTGGTACACAGGGACATCAAGCCAGGCAACATCATGCGGCAGGTTGGGGAGGACGGAAAGTCTGTTTATAAGCTGACTGACTTTGGAGCAGCGAGAGAGCTGGAAGATGATGAGAAGTTTATGTCTATCTACGGAACGGAAGAGTATCTG caccCCGACATGTATGAACGTGCTGTGCTGCGTAAGCCTCATCAGAAATCCTACGGAGTGAGTGTGGACCTGTGGAGTATCGGTGTGACATTTTACCACGCTGCCACTGGGAGTCTCCCCTTTGCACCTTTTGGAGGACCGCGCAAGAACAAGCCCACCAT gtACAAAATAACTACAGAGAAGCCTATGGGGGCAATAGCTGGAATACAGCGGGTGGAGGGCGGGCCAATAGAGTGGAGCTACCACCTACCTCACAGCTGCCAGCTCTCACA GGGTCTGGCGATGCACTTGGTTCCGATCCTAGCCGGCATCCTGGAGGCGGACCAGGAGCGGTGTTGGGGTTTCGACCAGTTTTTCAAAGCCACCACAGATGTGCTGCAGCGGCAGCCAGTTCACCTCTTCTCTCTGCAACAGGCCATGGCGCACTGCGTCTACATACACCACTACAACAC ggtgTTGATGTTCTTAGAGGAGGTGGCTTCTCAGACCGGCATAGCAGTCCAGCTGCAACACCTGCTATACCTTGGTCACAAGCTCCCTCTGGAGGGCAACATGAAGGTGGCCAACCTCCCACACACGTCACACGACAGGCCCCTCATTCTGCTCAGCAACGGGCCCGAAACCAATGGCAGCTTTCCACTGAGGGAAC CCGAAACACCAGTCATCCCATCCCGGTTCGATGTTATGGCAGACTACAACTTCTCCAAG GTTATAGTGGGAGTGGTGCACCAGTACCTGAGGATGGTGCagttgctgcacacacacagcggcctcCTGCTGCAGGGATACTACAGCTACAT GATGGTGTTTCGCGGGGAGTGTGAGAAAGCAGTCCACACTATCGCCATGATCACCATTAGACTGCAGTGTTGCCTCATCACGGAACAAAGGACTCACACACT AGCCCGTTATGATGCAGAAAACCAGGGCTCAACTGAAAGCAGGAATAGGCTGCATCGT GTACGTGAGCACTTGCCTATATACAACGCGGGAATCCAAGAGTTCCACAGCCGACTGGACCATATGCAGATAGAACAGGCCAAGCTGGCAGAGGCGCTGGCCAATGACCAGAG CTGTCAGAAGATGGAGATGCTGAAGCAGAGGATAACGGCGATTCATCAGCATTATCGGAAAGACAGACAAACTGGCA AGTTGGCATATAACGACGAGCAAATCCACAAATTTGagaa AATCCACCTGTCGTCCCACATTAAGAGAGTGAAATCTCTCTTCAGAGAGGACTGCGTGCTGAGATACAAAGAGCTTTTGGCCACAACCAAGAAGTGGAGCAG TGTTTTActggagatgaagaccagacTGCAggacttctcctccttctccaccggcTTGTTTGCAGACGTGGAGATGTGTGAGCATCACCTAAATAAG GCTCTGGACAGAATTCTCTGCACTCTGCAGTCAGAGCAAACGGGACAACAGCCAGAGATCAAGGACCAGATGGTCTCtag GATGCACCATCTGAAGGAGGAAATGGAGATGTTGGTGAGGGAACTACAGTGTAACAACAGCATCATTGAGGG tctGGGAACGGTGGGCCCTGCAGAAGCTTTGGAGCCAAACTTGGCCAGACCGTCTACGCTTTGA
- the rassf5 gene encoding ras association domain-containing protein 5 isoform X2, which translates to MAQIAPHVPWQEDTAVGEPGGVEGVRVGRAFLGQVSLRLDEVRGDPEGEAGSACFGQVSRRLGRLLKRLPKSRSWSDGLRILRRSSSNGSLLTTSDCSYTCHLECESKVQLDCNRKDGGREEREERPSPRRRCSSAAPRLKPKEAKEEEEDGARDLSEEEVQTRIEEYNAQVSENGMKLASDGSYTGFIKVHLRLSRPVTVPEVEAAGSEGESRQTSGQDGTDGGQSEKRTSFYLPSDCVKQLHISSLTTTREVIQGLLKKFMVLDNPRKFALYRQTHRDGQDLFQKLPLCERPLLLRLKAGPDPQHLSFVLKENETGEVEWHAFSVPELQNFLVILEKEEAERVRIVVQKYTAYRQKLQHALQQHDP; encoded by the exons ATGGCACAGATAGCGCCTCACGTCCCGTGGCAGGAGGACACGGCGGTGGGGGAGCCGGGGGGAGTTGAAGGCGTCAGGGTGGGCAGAGCGTTCCTCGGGCAGGTGTCCCTGCGTCTGGACGAGGTCAGGGGCGATCCGGAAGGGGAGGCCGGCAGCGCCTGCTTCGGGCAGGTGTCCCGGCGCCTGGGGAGGCTGCTGAAGAGGCTGCCAAAGTCTCGCTCCTGGAGTGACGGCCTGCGGATCCTCCGGCGATCCTCCTCTAACGGTTCTCTGCTCACCACCTCAG ACTGTAGCTACACGTGTCACCTGGAGTGTGAGAGCAAGGTCCAGCTGGACTGCAACCGGAAGGACGGAGGGCGTGAAGAACGTGAAGAACGTCCATCGCCCAGAAGACGCTGCTCCTCTGCGGCCCCTCGGCTCAAG CCGAAGGAGgccaaggaggaagaggaggatggagcaAGGGACCTGTCAGAGGAAGAGGTGCAGACAAGGATCGAAGAGTACAATGCTCAAGTCTCTGAAAATGGCATGAAGCTG GCTTCGGACGGATCCTACACAGGCTTCATTAAGGTCCACCTGAGGCTCAGTCGGCCAGTCACCGTCCCCGAGGTGGAGGCGGCGGGCTCAGAGGGAGAGTCCAGGCAGACGTCTGGCCAGGATGGGACGGACGGTGGGCAGAGTGAAAAGAGGACCTCCTTCTACCTGCCCAGTGACTGTGTGAAGCAGCTGCACATCAGCTCTCTGACTACCACCAGAGAGGTCATCCAGGGCTTGCTGAAGAAGTTCATGGTGTTGGACAATCCCCGCAAGTTTGCACTGTACAGGCAGACGCACCGCGACGGACAGG ATCTGTTCCAGAAGCTTCCCCTGTGTGAGCGTCCTCTTCTTCTGAGGTTGAAAGCAGGGCCTGACCCGCAGCACCTCAGCTTTGTCCTGAAGGAAAATGAAACTGGGGAAGTggag TGGCATGCATTCTCTGTTCCCGAGTTACAAAACTTCCTGGTAATcctggagaaagaggaagcGGAGCGCGTGCGGATAGTGGTGCAAAAGTACACTGCGTACCGACAGAAACTACAACATGCCCTTCAACAACATGACCCCTGA
- the rassf5 gene encoding ras association domain-containing protein 5 isoform X3 gives MTVNAVLNPSMTSSNSMSSGYCSLDDESEDFTFFTAKTSFFRKSHHAAKPKEAKEEEEDGARDLSEEEVQTRIEEYNAQVSENGMKLASDGSYTGFIKVHLRLSRPVTVPEVEAAGSEGESRQTSGQDGTDGGQSEKRTSFYLPSDCVKQLHISSLTTTREVIQGLLKKFMVLDNPRKFALYRQTHRDGQDLFQKLPLCERPLLLRLKAGPDPQHLSFVLKENETGEVEWHAFSVPELQNFLVILEKEEAERVRIVVQKYTAYRQKLQHALQQHDP, from the exons ATGACCGTCAACGCGGTGCTGAACCCCTCCATGACCAGCAGTAACAGCATGAGCAGCGGGTACTGCAGCCTGGACGACGAGAGCGAAGACTTCACTTTCTTCACGGCCAAGACCTCGTTCTTCCGCAAGAGCCACCATGCGGCCAAG CCGAAGGAGgccaaggaggaagaggaggatggagcaAGGGACCTGTCAGAGGAAGAGGTGCAGACAAGGATCGAAGAGTACAATGCTCAAGTCTCTGAAAATGGCATGAAGCTG GCTTCGGACGGATCCTACACAGGCTTCATTAAGGTCCACCTGAGGCTCAGTCGGCCAGTCACCGTCCCCGAGGTGGAGGCGGCGGGCTCAGAGGGAGAGTCCAGGCAGACGTCTGGCCAGGATGGGACGGACGGTGGGCAGAGTGAAAAGAGGACCTCCTTCTACCTGCCCAGTGACTGTGTGAAGCAGCTGCACATCAGCTCTCTGACTACCACCAGAGAGGTCATCCAGGGCTTGCTGAAGAAGTTCATGGTGTTGGACAATCCCCGCAAGTTTGCACTGTACAGGCAGACGCACCGCGACGGACAGG ATCTGTTCCAGAAGCTTCCCCTGTGTGAGCGTCCTCTTCTTCTGAGGTTGAAAGCAGGGCCTGACCCGCAGCACCTCAGCTTTGTCCTGAAGGAAAATGAAACTGGGGAAGTggag TGGCATGCATTCTCTGTTCCCGAGTTACAAAACTTCCTGGTAATcctggagaaagaggaagcGGAGCGCGTGCGGATAGTGGTGCAAAAGTACACTGCGTACCGACAGAAACTACAACATGCCCTTCAACAACATGACCCCTGA